From a region of the Nomascus leucogenys isolate Asia unplaced genomic scaffold, Asia_NLE_v1 Super-Scaffold_391, whole genome shotgun sequence genome:
- the TBC1D3B gene encoding LOW QUALITY PROTEIN: TBC1 domain family member 3B (The sequence of the model RefSeq protein was modified relative to this genomic sequence to represent the inferred CDS: inserted 2 bases in 1 codon) — MNVVEDVESWRAQEREDIIRKYAKGHRAGLPEDKGPVLIGMFEHVDPFGIVHETELPPLTAPEAKRIRRETRRNSKWLEMLGEWETYKNTEKLIDRTYKGIPTNIRGLAWSVLLNIQEIKSKNPGKYKLMKEKGERSSEHIHQIDRDVSRTLQNHVFFRRRYGAKQQELFHILLAYAEYNPEVGYRRNLSHIAALFLLYLPEEDAFWALVQLLASERHSLQGFHSPNGGTVQGLQDHQEHVVPTSQPKTMWHLDQDIDAGLCGQHLSLGWLLRMLMKISLGLTLRLWDVYLLQGKQALMHMTSIAFEVQQKRPKETSSGLCACIASWFCHHWARDDDTVLKHLRASVNKRGRKQADLPPPAKAERGSSAPRPVPASRGGKTLCKGDRQAPPGPPARFQWPIWSASPPGAPRSSTPCPGGAVREDTYPVGTQGVPSPALAQGGPQGSWRFLQWNSMPHLPTDLDVGGPWFPHYDFEQSCWVRAVSQEDQLATCWQAEHXAEGVRLAFAELNNVGMDFRALQCTQH; from the exons ATGAACGTGGTGGAGGATGTGGAGAGTTGGCGGGCGCAGGAGCGAGAGGACATCATCAGGAAATATGCAAAG GGGCACCGAGCTGGGCTGCCAGAGGACAAGGGGCCTGTGCTTATTGGAATGTTCGAACACGTGGATCCATTTGGGATTGTGCA TGAGACGGAGCTGCCTCCTCTGACTGCGCCGGAGGCCAAG CGAATTCGGCGGGAGACAAGGAGAAACAGCAAGTGGCTGGAGATGCTCGGCGAATGGGAGACATATAAGAACACCGAAAAG CTCATAGATCGCACATACAAGGGGATTCCCACGAACATCCGGGGCCTGGCATGGTCAGTCCTCCTGAACATTCAGGAAATCAAATCAAAAAACCCAGGCAAATACAAG CTCATGAAGGAGAAGGGCGAGAGGTCATCTGAACACATCCACCAGATCGACCGGGATGTTAGCAGGACTCTCCAGAACCATGTCTTCTTCAGGCGTCGATATGGAGCCAA gcAGCAGGAACTATTCCACATCCTCCTAGCCTATGCGGAGTATAACCCG GAGGTGGGCTACCGCAGGAACCTGAGCCACATCGCCGCCTTGTTCCTCCTGTATCTGCCTGAGGAGGACGCATTCTGGGCACTGGTGCAGCTACTGGCCAGTGAGAGGCACTCCCTGCAGG GATTCCACAGCCCAAATGGCGGGACAGTCCAGGGGCTCCAAGACCATCAGGAGCATGTGGTACCCACGTCACAACCCAAGACCATGTGGCATCTG GACCAGGACATAGACGCTGGTCTATGCGGGCAGCATCTCTCGTTAGGCTGGCTTCTCCGGATGTTAATGAAG ATCTCTCTCGGGCTGACCCTGCGCCTGTGGGACGTTTACCTGCTACAAGGAAAACAAGCACTGATGCACATGACGAGCATTGCGTTCGAGGTGCAGCAGA AGCGCCCCAAGGAGACCAGTTCCGGCCTGTGCGCATGCATCGCGAGCTGGTTCTGCCATCACTGGGCCAGGGATGATGACACGGTGCTCAAGCACCTCAGGGCCTCTGTGAACAAACGAGGGAGGAAGCAAGCGGACCTGCCACCCCCAG CCAAAGCCGAGCGAGGGTCCTCGGCACCCAGGCCTGTGCCGGCTTCACGTGGCGGGAAGACCCTCTGCAAGGGGGACAGGCAGGCCCCTCCAGGCCCACCAGCCCGGTTCCAGTGGCCCATTTGGTCAGCTTCCCCGCCAGGGGCACCTCGTTCTTCCACACCCTGTCCTGGTGGGGCTGTCCGGGAAGACACCTACCCTGTGGGCACTCAGGGTGTTCCCAGCCcggccctggctcagggaggaCCTCAGGGTTCCTGGAGATTCCTGCAGTGGAACTCCATGCCCCATCTCCCGACGGACCTGGATGTAGGGGGCCCTTGGTTCCCCCATTATGATTTCGAACAGAGCTGCTGGGTCCGTGCTGTATCCCAGGAGGACCAGCTGGCCACCTGCTGGCAGGCTGAACA TGCCGAGGGAGTGAGATTGGCTTTTGCGGAACTGAACAATGTGGGCATGGACTTCCGGGCCCTGCAGTGCACCCAGCACTGA